In Thermotomaculum hydrothermale, a single genomic region encodes these proteins:
- a CDS encoding YbhB/YbcL family Raf kinase inhibitor-like protein: MKKTITVFLLLLCSNLLFSLHLKSPEFKNGGKIPEIFTCDGKDLSPELEITGIPKGTKSLVLIMDDPNAPMGTWVHWVVYNIPATVKTLKRDFPKKPVLPDGTTQGKNSWGKIGYGGPCPPKITGEHHYFFKLYAVDRKLNLPPGATKKEVLKAIKGHVRGRARLMGRYKRK, from the coding sequence ATGAAAAAAACAATTACAGTTTTTTTACTTCTTTTGTGCTCTAATTTGTTATTTTCCCTTCACTTGAAAAGTCCTGAATTTAAAAATGGAGGGAAAATTCCTGAGATTTTCACCTGCGATGGCAAAGACCTCTCTCCTGAACTTGAAATAACAGGTATTCCTAAAGGTACAAAAAGCCTTGTTTTAATTATGGATGACCCTAACGCTCCTATGGGAACCTGGGTTCATTGGGTGGTGTACAATATCCCTGCCACAGTAAAAACTCTTAAAAGAGATTTCCCTAAAAAGCCTGTTTTGCCAGATGGAACAACCCAGGGTAAAAACAGCTGGGGAAAGATTGGATACGGTGGTCCCTGCCCCCCTAAAATTACAGGAGAGCATCATTACTTCTTCAAATTATACGCTGTTGATAGAAAATTAAATCTCCCTCCAGGGGCAACAAAAAAAGAGGTTCTAAAAGCAATAAAAGGACATGTAAGAGGAAGAGCAAGATTAATGGGAAGGTATAAAAGAAAATAA